ACTTATACGCGTGAAGACGTAGTTGAAATCAACTGTCACGGGGGACTCGTGGCAACTAATGAAATTTTACAATTGATCTTGAGTCACGGTGCGCGAATGGCGGAACCCGGTGAATTTACCAAGCGGGCATTCTTGAATGGTCGGCTGGACTTGTCACAGGCGGAAGCAGTTATGGATCTGATTCGTGCTAAGACGGATAAGTCCATGAAGGTCGCGTTAAACCAATTAGATGGTGATCTATCTAAGCTGATTCGACATTTACGGCAAGATATTTTGGACGTATTAGCCCAAGTAGAGGTCAATATTGATTATCCAGAGTATGACGCGGTTGAAACAATGACCACCAAGATGCTGAAGGAGAAGGCTACCGAGGTCGCCCAAAGCATTAATCAACTGTTAGCGACGGCTAAGCAAGGTAAGGTCTTACGCGAAGGTTTGGCAACGGCGATCATTGGGCGTCCCAATGTCGGTAAATCTAGTCTGCTTAACCACCTTTTGCATGAAGACAAAGCTATTGTGACGGATGTTGCCGGGACGACCCGCGATGTGATTGAAGAATACGTCAATGTTCGTGGAGTGCCATTGAAACTCGTCGATACGGCAGGAATTCGGGACACTGAAGATAAGGTCGAAAAGATTGGGGTCGAGCGAAGTCGCAAAGCAATCGGGGCCGCCGATTTAGTCTTATTAGTGTTGGATAATAGCCAACCGTTGACGGCTGAAGACCGAGAGTTGTTGCAAGAGACTGACCAGTCAAAACGAATCGTTATCTTGAACAAGACTGATCTACCAGCCCGTCTTGATCAAGCTGAATTGGCGCAATTAGTCGATTTGAGTGACGTTTTAAGCATGTCAGTCTTGGAACAAAGTGGCGTCACGCAACTTGAACAACGGATTGCCAAGATGTTCTTCAATGAAGGTATCGAAAGTAGTCAAAATAACGTGATGGTGACCAATGCGCGTCACATCGGTTTGTTGAATCAAGCCAAACAAGCGTTGCAAGATGTTCAAACGGGACTTGCGGCTGGTATGCCAGTTGATTTGGTTCAAATCGATATGACCCGTTGCTGGGAATTCCTCGGTCAAATTACCGGGGATAGCTATGAAGATGAATTATTAGACCAGCTATTTAGTCAGTTCTGTCTGGGTAAGTAGTGGTAGGAGGAAATTGGAATGACAGAAGTAAAGCAGTACCCAGGCCGCGACTATGATGTTATCGTCGTTGGTGCTGGTCATGCCGGTTCTGAAGCAGCATTGGCCGCTGCCCGAATGGGTAACCGGACACTCTTAATGACGATCAACCTAGACATGGTGGCCTTTATGCCATGTAATCCATCGGTTGGTGGTCCGGCTAAAGGAATTGTCGTCCGTGAGATTGATGCTTTGGGCGGTGAAATGGGCCGTAACATTGATAAGACTTACGTTCAGATGCGGATGCTTAATACGGGTAAAGGCCCAGCTGTTCGAGCTTTACGGGCCCAAGCTGATAAGCATGCTTACCATGCGGAAATGAAACACACGATTGAACGGGAACCGAATCTGACGTTACGGCAAGGAATTGTCGATGGCTTAATTGTTGAAGATGGGGTCTGCAAGGGCGTTATCACGAATACGGGAGCGCGCTATAGTGCCAAGAGTGTCGTTTTGACGACTGGGACGGCGGCTCGTGGCAAGATTATCATTGGTGAACTAATGTATTCTTCGGGTCCAAATAATTCGCAACCAGCGATGAAGTTATCTGGTGATCTGGAACGACTTGGATTTAACTTGGAACGGTTTAAGACCGGTACACCACCACGAGTCGATGGTAATACGATCGACTACAGTGTTACGGAAGAACAACCTGGTGATCCTGAACCACATCATTTTAGTTTTGAAACGAAGGATGCTGACTACATTGATCTAAAGCATCAATTATCTTGCTGGTTAACTTATACGAATGAGACGACTCATAAGATCATTCGTGAAAATCTTGATCGAGCACCAATGTTTACAGGCGTGATTGAAGGGGTCGGACCACGGTACTGCCCATCGATCGAAGATAAGATCGTGCGATTCGCTGATAAGAAGCGGCACCAATTATTCTTGGAACCAGAAGGCCGTAATACGGATGAATGGTATGTTCAGGGCCTTTCAACGTCGATGCCGGAAGAAGTTCAACAGCGGATTTTACATTCCATTAAGGGTCTTGAAGACGCTGAAATGATGCGCCCAGGTTATGCCATCGAATACGACGTGGTGGCGCCTTACCAGTTAAAGGCAACCTTGGAAACAAAGTTGGTCAAGAATCTCTATACTGCTGGTCAAACGAATGGGACTTCTGGGTATGAAGAAGCCGCTGGGCAAGGATTAATTGCCGGTATCAACGCTGGTTTGCGAGCCCTTGATCGTGGTCAATTCACTTTGAAGCGTAGTGATGCTTATATTGGAGTCATGATTGATGACTTAGTTACTAAGGGCACCAATGAACCCTATCGGTTACTAACGAGTCGGGCTGAATACCGGTTGATCTTACGGCATGATAATGCTGATTTGCGGTTAACGGATAAGGGCCGCGAGTTAGGATTGATTGATGATGAACGGTATGCGGCATTTGAGGCGAAACGCCAAGCAATCAAGAATGAACTTGACCGTTTAGGCAAAATCAGAATCAAGCCTAATGATGAGGTCAATGCTTTCTTACGTGCTCATAACTCTGGTGAGCTTAAGGATGGTGTGTTGGCGGCAGATTTCTTAAAGCGGCCAGAAGTACAATATGCTGATTTAATGAAATTTATCCCGGCAGCACCCGAACCACTAGAACGGCATATTATTGAGCAAGTTGAAATTCAGATCAAGTATGCCGGTTATATCCAAAAAGCAGAGGAACGTGTTGATCGATTGAAAAAGATGGAAGCTAAAAAGATTCCGGATCGGATCGATTATGATGCGATCGACGGATTAGCGACTGAGGCTCATCAGAAGCTAAAGAAGATTCAGCCGACAACGATTGCACAAGCTTCACGGATCAGTGGGGTTAATCCCGCGGATATTGCAATTCTGAGTGTTTATATTCAACAGGGGCGAATCGCTAAAGTTCAATAATCATCAGTAGTAGGTTATGACTGGTGTGTTCAGTTGATATTAACGAATGATGAAAGAAAAAATTAATATTTTTAACGATAAAGCACAATTCCAACTTGGAATTGTGCTTTTTTAGTGAGCTTACTTTTTAATTAGTACACGTTTCATTAAAAAAACAACAACACTTTAATTAATGATGACTAAATTAAATTAAGGTATTATACTTCAGAACTAGTAAACATTGTTTACAGTGTTTACAAAATAAAGGGGGAGTTATTGTTGGTAAGAGTTAGTAAGTTAGTCAGTGGTATTTTAGTGGCAAGTAGTTTATTAGTGAGTTCGGGTGTCATCGCTCAGGCAGATACGCCCGCTGCTCCCAACGCAGATAGTACGGCCAATACGACTGGTACGACTGATATTCAGGCGATGTTTAAAGGTAATAGTAGTCCGGTATCACCAGTTAATCCGGATAATCCCAATAAGCCTGATAATAGCGGTGATAGTGGTAACGGTGCTAAAGCCGGTGGCGGCTTATCGCTGATCTACGTTTCTAATAAATTAGATTTTGGAAGCCATGAGATCGATGTTTTAAATCCAGAAACGTACACTGCCGCAGAAACTGATTCGGATTTATCAGGTTTATGGAACAAAAAAGCAGTCACAGAAGTATCTGATGTCCGAGGAAGTAATGCTGGTTGGACACTGGCCGTTGCCGGGAGTAGTTTGACTGGTACAGACGGTTCTGTAATGAAAGGGGCAACGCTTCAGCTACCAAAAGGTACGGTAACTAATTCTGGTGCAACTAATAATGGCGTGCAGTCCACTGAGGCTCTTAACGTGTTAGATGGTAATTCGGCGACAGTATTATCGGCAGCGAAAGATCATGGTGCTGGTGTAACTGTTGATCAAATTGATCCAAGTAATGTTAAGTTAACGGTGCCGGCAAACACGGCTAAAGCGCAGGGGTACCAAACAACTTTGAACTGGAGTTTGAGTGATACACCAGCAAGTTAGTTAGAATATAACCAAGAGGGGAAGCTAAAGCAGATGGCGATGGCTAACGGTTATTATGGATAAAGTAATCGTTGATGTAATCGCGAGCAGTGGCTTCCCTTTTATTAAATGATAGCTTTAAAAGATGCGTCATAATATGGGGTGTGTTGAGATTGAAAGTGGTTATCCAATTCATAAGACTAATGGGTGTGAGTCTTGGATTTAGTATTTTAATCGGACAGACAGGAGTGTCGGCTAATCGGCAACAATCGGTCCACAACAACAATGTCGGTTTTAGTGTTGCCGCTGAGATACCAAAAAATCAGATTCATAAACAAAATTCTTTTTTTGATTTGAAAATGGCAAGCGGTCAACAGCAGACGTTACGGACAGTCATTTACAATGTCACTAATAAGGATATTAAGGTTCGAACGGCTATTCATACCGCGTATACGAATACTAATGGGACGATTGAATATATTAATCCGGCCAAATCGTACGATCAGTCGTTAAAATACCGAGTCAGTGATTTAGCCACAATTCAGGGTGAGCGGACAATAACGATTCCGGCTGAAGGCTCCAAAACGGTCGCAATCAAGGTGAAGTTACCTAAGCAGCCAGTAAATGGCGTCTTGTTGGGTGGATGGTATTTTAAACGGGTTGATGACAAGGTAACAGGAGTAACGGAGAAAAGTATCAACGTTAAGAATGAGTATTCGTATGTTATTGGGTTGAAATTATCTTCAGGAAAATTGCCAATTCCTAATTTGTGTCTAGGGCCGGTGAAAGCTGGCTTGAACAATTATCATCGAAGCATTATTGTTGCGCTACGTAATCCTGTCGCAAGAATCATTCCGAATTTAAAAATCCGAACGGTGATTATTAATAAGCGGCATCAAAAGGTCATTATTAAGAATACGAAAACGGGTGTCATGATGGCGCCAAACACAGTTTTTAAAGCACCAATGCCATTAGGATCACAACAATTACAACCGGGTGATTATCAGTTACAAATGACGGTTAATAATCAGCGTCATCATTGGCGATTTAAACGAGATTTTCATATTAGTATGACAGCAGCTCAAAAATATAATCATGAGTCAATTGATAATAAGGGGGTTAGTATGTGGATGCTAATTGGAATTGGCGCAATTTCAATGCTAGTACTGGGGTTAGGGTTAGGCGTAATCGTCTGGCTATGGCGGCGACAACGGCGGTCGAAGGATTAGGTTAATTAATGGGGGTAGGATGGTGCAACGGTTTAGCGTGTGTGTAGCAACCATTTTAATCAGTTTAATAATGTTAACAATAACGGGAGTTGCGGCCGTTGGGGGGCGGTCAACAGTCACCGTTAGCTTTTATGCTGGTCAGAGAACTCAGCAACAGATAGATAATCGCAACGTTAAGATTCCTAATGGGACCAGGCCATATCGTGTGGTGACAGAAAAGACGTTGACAAGACCAAAGGGGTATTATCAATTGCCACAGACTGATGAGCAGCTCTTAACCTGGTTTTATGCGAGTTTCGGTAGCGTGCTACTGATATTATTGATGGTTATCCGTTGGTTTAATAAAGAAAGCTATTGCTAGGTAAGGAGGGACCGTAGAAGTGAGAAGGTTACTTACTGGCACGTTGGTCGTGGGTGGGCTGTTATTGGTAGTTTGCCTCATGGCTGTTAATGGGCAGGCAAAGGTTGTCGATGAGCCGACCAGTGCGATGCAGGATATTACAACTAATTTCGAACAACGAACAATTGGTCGAGTGCCATGGCCCATTACACACATTGCGGCTAATTATGTGCGAGATGGTCACATGACGCACAAGACTAGTCGAGTGAAAATTACTTTAGGGAAAGGTGTAGTACATTCGCCGAATGGTAAGGGATTATATAATTTATGGGATCTGGTTTTGAATCGCCAAGGCAAAGAGTATGGTGCAACTTTCCTGGCTTATAATATCAATAATCGAGTTTGGCGACCGCATCGAACAGATACTATCAAGACGCATGGAATCAAAGCAGGTCAGCCGGTTTGGATTGGTAATAAGAGCAGTACTAATGCGAGCAGTAATCCCATTCGAACACTGCCTGCTTACATGGTAACGAAGCAGTACTGTCAAATGGTTAGTCAGATTAAATTATCACCACATATTACTGGATTTGAGGCTAATAAGCGCATCATTACCGGGACGGGCACACAAGGTGGTGATCTAATCACGGCTAAATTTGGTAATCAGATCAAAAAAACACGAGTCGATCATGAGGGGCGCTGGCAGATGAAATGCTTTAGCGGTAATGGTCACTTGATGGTAACGGAAACAAATGCGTATGATGATATTCCAGGGCACACTGAAACGGTGATTAATAACGGAACTCCACGAACGGATGCGACGATTAAGCTCAACTTGTTTTTAACTAATGGTCATACCTTTTCAACCGCTAAGGGACGCAAGGTATTAGTGACCGGAATGATCTTGGGGACTGATCAGAATGATTTTGATCGCGATGTTGTTTTAAAAAATAACGCACTAACCATCCACTTTGCCCATGCTGATGGAACGCCCATCGCTAATTATAAGGCTAATGGTTCGGTGAATGAGCCAGATAAGGCGGGGTATTTTCATCTGAAATTACCCACTGAATCGCTTAAACAAGGGCCTAATGATGTGAAAGTGTGGGTGTCAG
This Lactiplantibacillus plantarum DNA region includes the following protein-coding sequences:
- the mnmE gene encoding tRNA uridine-5-carboxymethylaminomethyl(34) synthesis GTPase MnmE; the protein is MPTTTEFDTIAAISTPPGEGGISIIRISGDQTFNVVTQIFKGKDLSRVQSHTINYGHIVDPDTHQEVDEVMATVMRAPKTYTREDVVEINCHGGLVATNEILQLILSHGARMAEPGEFTKRAFLNGRLDLSQAEAVMDLIRAKTDKSMKVALNQLDGDLSKLIRHLRQDILDVLAQVEVNIDYPEYDAVETMTTKMLKEKATEVAQSINQLLATAKQGKVLREGLATAIIGRPNVGKSSLLNHLLHEDKAIVTDVAGTTRDVIEEYVNVRGVPLKLVDTAGIRDTEDKVEKIGVERSRKAIGAADLVLLVLDNSQPLTAEDRELLQETDQSKRIVILNKTDLPARLDQAELAQLVDLSDVLSMSVLEQSGVTQLEQRIAKMFFNEGIESSQNNVMVTNARHIGLLNQAKQALQDVQTGLAAGMPVDLVQIDMTRCWEFLGQITGDSYEDELLDQLFSQFCLGK
- the mnmG gene encoding tRNA uridine-5-carboxymethylaminomethyl(34) synthesis enzyme MnmG encodes the protein MTEVKQYPGRDYDVIVVGAGHAGSEAALAAARMGNRTLLMTINLDMVAFMPCNPSVGGPAKGIVVREIDALGGEMGRNIDKTYVQMRMLNTGKGPAVRALRAQADKHAYHAEMKHTIEREPNLTLRQGIVDGLIVEDGVCKGVITNTGARYSAKSVVLTTGTAARGKIIIGELMYSSGPNNSQPAMKLSGDLERLGFNLERFKTGTPPRVDGNTIDYSVTEEQPGDPEPHHFSFETKDADYIDLKHQLSCWLTYTNETTHKIIRENLDRAPMFTGVIEGVGPRYCPSIEDKIVRFADKKRHQLFLEPEGRNTDEWYVQGLSTSMPEEVQQRILHSIKGLEDAEMMRPGYAIEYDVVAPYQLKATLETKLVKNLYTAGQTNGTSGYEEAAGQGLIAGINAGLRALDRGQFTLKRSDAYIGVMIDDLVTKGTNEPYRLLTSRAEYRLILRHDNADLRLTDKGRELGLIDDERYAAFEAKRQAIKNELDRLGKIRIKPNDEVNAFLRAHNSGELKDGVLAADFLKRPEVQYADLMKFIPAAPEPLERHIIEQVEIQIKYAGYIQKAEERVDRLKKMEAKKIPDRIDYDAIDGLATEAHQKLKKIQPTTIAQASRISGVNPADIAILSVYIQQGRIAKVQ
- a CDS encoding WxL domain-containing protein, encoding MLVRVSKLVSGILVASSLLVSSGVIAQADTPAAPNADSTANTTGTTDIQAMFKGNSSPVSPVNPDNPNKPDNSGDSGNGAKAGGGLSLIYVSNKLDFGSHEIDVLNPETYTAAETDSDLSGLWNKKAVTEVSDVRGSNAGWTLAVAGSSLTGTDGSVMKGATLQLPKGTVTNSGATNNGVQSTEALNVLDGNSATVLSAAKDHGAGVTVDQIDPSNVKLTVPANTAKAQGYQTTLNWSLSDTPAS
- a CDS encoding DUF916 and DUF3324 domain-containing protein, whose protein sequence is MGVSLGFSILIGQTGVSANRQQSVHNNNVGFSVAAEIPKNQIHKQNSFFDLKMASGQQQTLRTVIYNVTNKDIKVRTAIHTAYTNTNGTIEYINPAKSYDQSLKYRVSDLATIQGERTITIPAEGSKTVAIKVKLPKQPVNGVLLGGWYFKRVDDKVTGVTEKSINVKNEYSYVIGLKLSSGKLPIPNLCLGPVKAGLNNYHRSIIVALRNPVARIIPNLKIRTVIINKRHQKVIIKNTKTGVMMAPNTVFKAPMPLGSQQLQPGDYQLQMTVNNQRHHWRFKRDFHISMTAAQKYNHESIDNKGVSMWMLIGIGAISMLVLGLGLGVIVWLWRRQRRSKD
- a CDS encoding cell surface protein, yielding MLTITGVAAVGGRSTVTVSFYAGQRTQQQIDNRNVKIPNGTRPYRVVTEKTLTRPKGYYQLPQTDEQLLTWFYASFGSVLLILLMVIRWFNKESYC
- a CDS encoding cell surface protein, giving the protein MRRLLTGTLVVGGLLLVVCLMAVNGQAKVVDEPTSAMQDITTNFEQRTIGRVPWPITHIAANYVRDGHMTHKTSRVKITLGKGVVHSPNGKGLYNLWDLVLNRQGKEYGATFLAYNINNRVWRPHRTDTIKTHGIKAGQPVWIGNKSSTNASSNPIRTLPAYMVTKQYCQMVSQIKLSPHITGFEANKRIITGTGTQGGDLITAKFGNQIKKTRVDHEGRWQMKCFSGNGHLMVTETNAYDDIPGHTETVINNGTPRTDATIKLNLFLTNGHTFSTAKGRKVLVTGMILGTDQNDFDRDVVLKNNALTIHFAHADGTPIANYKANGSVNEPDKAGYFHLKLPTESLKQGPNDVKVWVSDQHGQRSNIDTLTVNVNSGLMFGQINAQMRFRSNTIPQSERLLSPTNQWQIEVHDTRSVASKWYVYATATKMKSAQHSLIGDLVYIDAAGQKHVMTNQETLVGHGTHTNPNQQTTNIAATWQARQGIFLDVQPELYAGSYHGKINWSLQDTPQS